In Rana temporaria chromosome 3, aRanTem1.1, whole genome shotgun sequence, a single window of DNA contains:
- the LOC120930378 gene encoding chromosome-associated kinesin KIF4-like → MLVKEIREYFENNDNNEISPSSLWGAHKAVLRGKIIQLSSKLRRERKVDIEKLERDFKFLSRSHKRNPSRSSLTKLDSARLALNLALTSSADKHLQWQNSKFYMRANKFGPQLAAKLTPKLRTYAIPKIKASNGMLTQNPEKILKTFQSFYSTLYSSDTRHSQTDLDAFLQNVPLPRLLDSHRATLDSPFQVAEISAVIKDLKTDSAPGPDGFSNLYYKTFSEILAPYLVRFFNSLRRDSLADPSANLAFISVIPKPGKDPSEVSNYRPISLINNDLKIMTKVLANRMALFIGSYIHKDQVGFIPGRQGPDQIRRAVDIISLMRNRTKAAGGTYTNDKENKPSVGIIPRVIKALFKEIEQRCGWEFQIKVSYLEIYNEEIVDLLYTRDKATHLSIREEGIKICGLTERDVKDAEDMVFCLEMGNGALTVASTAMNYQSSRSHTIFTISLEQKKIDDKNISFRSKFHLVDLAGSERQKKTKAEGDRLKEGISINLGLLCLGNVISALGDISNRGGFVPYRDSKLTRLLQDSLGGNSHTLMIACVNPANSNMEETLNTLRYADRARKLKNKPIVNTDPQAAEIQHLKQQVQDLQVMLLQAHGGTLPVLTNMEPTDNLQSLLIKTKTLEEENGKLSQELGEAAEQMANILEKIILTELENEKLTNKMNELRQHAACKLNLEKMVETLEDQEMKDNVEVIRNLQQLITHLQDEGSVGRYPRG, encoded by the exons ATGTTGGTGAAGGAGATTCGGGAATATTTTGAGAACAATGACAATAACGAGATCTCCCCCAGCTCCCTTTGGGGTGCTCATAAAGCAGTACTGAGGGGAAAGATCATCCAGCTTTCATCGAAACTGAGGCGGGAACGGAAGGTGGACATAGAAAAACTTGAGAGAGATTTCAAATTTCTAAGTAGGTCCCATAAGCGAAACCCATCTCGGTCTTCCCTTACCAAATTGGATTCTGCCAGACTAGCGCTCAACTTGGCCCTCACATCTTCGGCGGATAAACATCTTCAATGGCAAAATAGTAAATTTTACATGAGGGCGAACAAGTTTGGCCCTCAACTAGCGGCCAAACTCACCCCCAAATTGCGGACGTATGCGATTCCTAAGATTAAGGCCTCGAACGGAATGTTAACCCAGAACCCTGAAAAAATTCTTAAGACCTTCCAATCATTCTACTCTACTCTGTACTCTTCTGACACGCGACACTCTCAGACAGACCTTGACGCCTTCCTGCAGAATGTCCCTCTTCCCAGACTTTTGGACTCCCATCGTGCTACTCTTGACTCACCATTTCAGGTAGCGGAGATTAGTGCAGTCATTAAAGATCTTAAGACAGACTCTGCCCCGGGCCCTGACGGGTTCTCTAACCTTTATTACAAAACTTTCTCTGAGATTCTGGCCCCTTATCTGGTCCGTTTCTTTAATTCCTTGCGCAGGGATTCCTTGGCGGATCCCTCGGCGAACCTAGCTTTTATCTCTGTAATCCCTAAACCGGGGAAGGACCCTAGCGAAGTAAGCAATTATAGACCAATCTCGTTGATTAATAACGATTTGAAGATAATGACAAAAGTTTTAGCGAATAGAATGGCTCTCTTTATTGGTTCTTACATTCAcaaggaccaggtgggcttcataCCGGGGAGACAGGGACCGGACCAGATACGGAGGGCAGTAGATATTATTTCACTTATGAG GAACAGAACGAAGGCTGCAGGAGGGACTTATACCAACGACAAGGAGAACAAGCCGAGTGTGGGCATCATCCCCAGAGTCATCAAGGCTTTGTTTAAGGAGATCGAGCAACGGTGTGGCTGGGAATTTCAAATCAAAGTTTCCTATTTAGAGATCTACAATGAAGAAATTGTGGATCTTCTCTACACTCGAGATAAAGCGACACACCTCAGCATCCGCGAGGAAGGCATTAAGATCTGTGGCCTCACTGAGCGTGATGTGAAGGATGCGGAGGATATGGTGTTTTGTCTGGAGATGGGGAATGGTGCCCTCACTGTGGCTTCCACAGCCATGAACTACCAGTCCTCCCGATCGCACACCATCTTCACCATCTCCCTCGAACAAAAGAAAATCGATGACAAAAACATCAGTTTCCGCTCCAAATTTCACCTTGTTGATTTGGCTGGGTCTGAAAGACAGAAAAAGACAAAGGCTGAAGGCGACCGTTTGAAGGAAGGTATCAGTATAAACCTTGGCCTGTTGTGTTTGGGAAACGTTATCAGCGCTTTGGGGGATATATCCAATCGAGGCGGATTTGTGCCCTACAGAGACTCAAAGCTGACCCGTCTTCTACAAGATTCCCTTGGGGGTAACAGTCACACACTGATGATAGCGTGTGTTAATCCCGCCAATTCAAACATGGAGGAGACACTTAATACCCTGCGCTATGCCGACCGAGCCAGAAAGCTAAAGAATAAGCCGATCGTCAACACGGATCCACAGGCTGCGGAAATTCAGCACCTGAAGCAGCAGGTACAAGATCTGCAGGTGATGTTGCTGCAAGCTCATGGAGGGACCCTTCCTGTACTGACCAATATGGAGCCAACCGATAACCTTCAGTCACTGCTGATAAAAACCAAAACTTTGGaagaggaaaatggaaaattaagTCAAGAGCTGGGCGAAGCTGCAGAACAGATGGCCAATATTCTGGAGAAAATTATCTTGACTGAActagaaaatgaaaaattaaccAATAAGATGAATGAGCTCCGACAACACGCAGCGTGCAAATTGAATCTCGAGAAGATGGTTGAGACCC